From a single Desulfonatronum thioautotrophicum genomic region:
- the rd gene encoding rubredoxin, producing MRYVCSICGYVYDPAEGDPENNIAAGTSFDDVPADWACPVCGASKDNFEPES from the coding sequence ATGCGGTATGTTTGTAGTATATGTGGATATGTTTACGACCCGGCCGAAGGCGACCCGGAAAACAACATCGCGGCTGGCACCAGTTTTGACGATGTACCCGCGGACTGGGCATGCCCTGTCTGTGGAGCCTCAAAAGACAACTTTGAGCCGGAAAGCTAA
- a CDS encoding rubredoxin: MANPEDMYQCQTTNCGCIYNPDRGDKRGKVPGGTAFQDLPEQWKCPVCGAGTKAFRPLAGPGSVAEESAEG; this comes from the coding sequence ATGGCGAATCCGGAAGACATGTACCAGTGCCAGACCACCAACTGCGGCTGCATCTACAACCCTGACCGCGGCGACAAACGCGGAAAGGTTCCTGGCGGCACAGCGTTCCAGGACCTGCCTGAGCAATGGAAGTGTCCGGTCTGCGGGGCCGGGACCAAGGCGTTTCGCCCCTTGGCCGGACCTGGTTCGGTTGCGGAAGAGTCCGCAGAGGGATGA
- a CDS encoding desulfoferrodoxin has product MAQQHEVYKCDMCGNIIDVLHGGGGELVCCGEPMKIMTENTVDAAKEKHVPVVEKTANGYKVTVGSTLHPMESKHYIEWIEIIADGKSYRQFLNPGQEPVAEFCVQAEQVTAREYCNLHGLWKA; this is encoded by the coding sequence ATGGCCCAGCAACATGAAGTCTACAAATGCGATATGTGCGGGAACATTATTGACGTACTGCACGGAGGCGGCGGAGAACTGGTCTGCTGCGGTGAACCGATGAAGATCATGACCGAGAATACCGTGGATGCGGCCAAGGAAAAGCACGTGCCCGTGGTGGAAAAAACAGCCAACGGCTACAAGGTCACCGTGGGCAGCACCCTGCACCCCATGGAATCCAAGCATTATATTGAGTGGATCGAGATTATCGCCGACGGCAAGTCCTACCGACAGTTTTTGAACCCCGGCCAGGAGCCTGTCGCTGAATTCTGTGTGCAGGCCGAGCAGGTTACGGCTCGTGAATACTGTAATCTGCATGGTCTTTGGAAAGCCTAG
- the rbr gene encoding rubrerythrin, producing MSTLKGTQTEKNLLTAFAGESQARNKYTYFAKKAKKDGYEQISFIFEETANQEKEHAKRLFKFMEGGDVEITAAFPAGVIGTTHENLLAAAAGEHYEQTEMYPNFAKVAKQEGFPEIAAAMEAIAIAERQHEKQYRELAANVESGKVFLKDVAVTWRCRNCGYIGKSTKAPTLCPACDHPQAHFETLKENW from the coding sequence ATGAGTACACTGAAAGGAACCCAAACAGAGAAAAACCTGTTGACTGCTTTTGCAGGTGAATCCCAAGCCCGAAACAAGTACACCTACTTCGCAAAGAAGGCCAAAAAGGACGGATACGAGCAAATCTCCTTCATTTTCGAGGAAACCGCCAACCAGGAAAAAGAGCATGCCAAACGGCTCTTCAAGTTCATGGAAGGTGGTGATGTTGAGATCACTGCGGCATTTCCCGCCGGAGTCATTGGCACAACCCATGAAAACCTGCTGGCTGCCGCTGCCGGTGAGCACTACGAACAAACCGAAATGTACCCGAATTTTGCCAAGGTCGCCAAGCAAGAAGGTTTTCCGGAAATTGCTGCGGCCATGGAGGCCATCGCCATTGCCGAACGACAGCATGAAAAGCAGTATCGTGAGTTGGCCGCGAATGTCGAATCCGGGAAGGTCTTTCTCAAAGATGTCGCCGTAACCTGGCGCTGTCGCAACTGTGGTTACATCGGCAAGAGCACAAAGGCCCCGACGTTGTGTCCGGCCTGCGATCACCCCCAGGCCCATTTCGAGACCCTGAAGGAAAACTGGTAA
- a CDS encoding Fur family transcriptional regulator encodes MPTTCLRLTPQRKIILEELRGTRSHPTADEVYEMVRRRLPHVSLGTIYRNLDYLHAQGLIRKLDKVGSQMRFDASIDPHLHICCMECGKVGDLPENAASVSLRQDAVREAEKTFQITGHWLEFHGICADCWTKQNTC; translated from the coding sequence ATGCCGACCACCTGTCTCCGCCTGACGCCGCAGCGAAAAATCATTCTTGAAGAATTGCGTGGAACCCGCTCACATCCTACCGCGGATGAAGTTTACGAAATGGTTCGCAGGCGGTTGCCTCACGTCAGTCTGGGGACCATCTACCGCAATCTGGATTATTTGCATGCACAGGGGCTGATCCGTAAGTTGGACAAGGTCGGGTCACAGATGCGTTTCGACGCGTCTATCGATCCGCACCTGCATATCTGCTGCATGGAGTGCGGCAAGGTGGGTGATCTGCCCGAAAACGCCGCCTCGGTTTCCCTGCGGCAGGACGCCGTGCGTGAGGCTGAAAAGACATTCCAAATTACCGGCCACTGGCTGGAATTCCATGGTATCTGCGCGGATTGTTGGACAAAACAAAATACCTGTTGA
- a CDS encoding methyl-accepting chemotaxis protein: MNLLRNSLGAKILVLVTVLTASVFLILLLVNSSWQRTDTMQQIDTLGTRVSDLLQMAIEEPMLIGDDTATREQFAKIEELYADVNVYLTDFRGNITYSTRQDTIRRDLTSVHQATQVREILEEGLLRQIDRAVLLETADTSLYVRLRSIPNEPSCYHCHGRSQPILGALLVFQDVGAEMATLRDHQLKGAALSIGGFGILLGSLLLFMRRVVVGKIAALSHASQQISQGDYSVKFQVAGSDELARLAGNLGVMVQGIQNQLEYNKSVLEGIAVPLYVTDHQENVQFINDQALQLLGKPRESVLGRTASEMMGFSQGNGSAGQVLRTGKLVQGKREYTHPEGRAVPIYRETSPLRDTTGQVIGAIGVLIDLTQEEEAKRRIEAQQENLLGVAREVTDMAGSLRGVAHRLSDQMITVSDRIANTEEQTTQAATAMNEMTATVVEIARNSASTAESAAQATQSAQEGGQGVQETVEDVKQVARDTEELARSLNDLARRAEDIGQVLGVINDIADQTNLLALNAAIEAARAGDAGRGFAVVADEVRKLAERTMQATKQVEDVIGTIQSSTREAVRKMEQTRSVVEKTAQKALTTGEALQTIVQQSEGIADMVRNIATAAEQQSVTSDEINESISQVNQLSTANSEDIREADRGIQEITGMSDRLNELVKRFQTG; encoded by the coding sequence ATGAACCTGTTGCGCAATTCCCTGGGGGCAAAAATTCTGGTGCTGGTCACCGTACTGACCGCATCCGTCTTTCTGATCCTGCTGCTGGTCAATTCCTCCTGGCAACGCACCGACACCATGCAGCAGATCGACACCCTGGGCACACGGGTTTCCGACCTGCTGCAAATGGCCATTGAAGAGCCGATGCTCATCGGTGACGACACGGCCACCCGGGAACAATTTGCCAAGATTGAAGAGCTCTATGCCGACGTCAACGTCTATTTAACGGACTTCCGGGGCAACATCACCTATTCCACGCGACAAGATACCATCCGCCGGGACCTGACCTCAGTGCATCAGGCCACCCAGGTCCGGGAAATTCTTGAGGAGGGGTTGCTGCGCCAGATAGACCGGGCCGTATTACTGGAAACCGCGGACACATCTCTTTACGTGCGCTTACGGTCCATCCCCAACGAGCCTTCCTGCTACCACTGCCACGGCAGATCGCAACCGATACTTGGGGCGTTGCTGGTGTTTCAGGATGTTGGCGCGGAAATGGCCACACTGCGTGACCATCAGCTCAAGGGGGCGGCCCTGTCCATTGGCGGCTTCGGCATTTTGCTGGGCAGCCTGCTGTTGTTCATGCGCAGGGTCGTGGTCGGCAAGATCGCGGCCCTGAGCCACGCCAGCCAGCAGATCAGCCAGGGTGACTACTCGGTCAAGTTCCAGGTTGCCGGCTCCGATGAGTTGGCCAGGCTGGCCGGCAATTTGGGCGTAATGGTGCAGGGTATCCAGAACCAACTGGAGTACAACAAAAGCGTTTTAGAGGGCATTGCCGTTCCCTTGTACGTAACCGACCATCAGGAAAATGTTCAGTTCATCAACGATCAGGCGCTCCAGCTTCTCGGCAAGCCCAGAGAGAGTGTTCTGGGGCGGACCGCCTCGGAAATGATGGGGTTCAGCCAAGGTAACGGTTCAGCCGGCCAGGTTCTGCGCACGGGCAAACTGGTCCAGGGCAAACGGGAGTACACGCATCCGGAAGGCCGGGCAGTGCCCATCTACCGGGAGACGTCCCCGCTGAGAGACACCACCGGCCAGGTAATCGGGGCCATTGGCGTCCTGATCGACCTGACCCAGGAAGAAGAAGCCAAGCGCCGCATTGAAGCCCAACAGGAGAACCTGCTGGGCGTGGCCCGTGAGGTGACCGACATGGCCGGTTCATTACGGGGCGTGGCCCATCGACTCTCCGATCAGATGATCACGGTCAGCGACCGAATTGCCAACACGGAAGAGCAGACCACCCAGGCGGCCACGGCCATGAACGAAATGACCGCCACTGTCGTCGAGATTGCCAGAAATTCAGCTTCCACCGCCGAATCCGCGGCCCAGGCCACCCAAAGCGCCCAGGAAGGCGGCCAAGGGGTTCAGGAAACCGTGGAGGATGTCAAACAAGTGGCCCGGGATACGGAAGAACTGGCCAGGTCCTTGAACGACCTGGCCCGGCGGGCGGAGGACATCGGGCAGGTGCTGGGGGTGATCAACGACATTGCCGATCAGACCAACCTGCTTGCCCTCAATGCGGCCATCGAGGCGGCCAGGGCCGGAGACGCCGGACGGGGGTTTGCCGTTGTCGCCGACGAGGTTCGTAAACTGGCGGAGCGGACCATGCAGGCCACCAAGCAGGTGGAGGACGTAATCGGCACCATCCAGTCCAGCACCCGCGAGGCGGTCCGGAAAATGGAGCAAACCCGGTCCGTGGTGGAGAAAACCGCCCAGAAGGCCTTGACCACGGGCGAGGCCTTGCAAACCATTGTCCAGCAATCCGAGGGCATTGCCGATATGGTCCGCAACATCGCCACCGCCGCGGAGCAGCAGTCCGTGACCAGTGATGAAATCAACGAAAGCATCAGTCAGGTCAATCAGCTCTCCACGGCCAACAGTGAGGATATTCGAGAAGCCGACCGCGGCATCCAGGAAATCACCGGAATGTCGGATCGTTTGAACGAACTGGTCAAACGCTTCCAGACAGGTTGA
- a CDS encoding cytochrome c family protein, translating into MRRTALGITIVLWFALAFLAPLIIGAQVPSEARYVGSAECADCHPGEYERFMEHANKAKSDHSVRLMAPKLTPEELRECFECHTTGYGRPGGFRSFEETPELGHVGCEGCHGPGSVHVLTGHPDDIIGSLTLDACRPCHEDERVQVINFKPLIYSGAH; encoded by the coding sequence ATGCGACGAACAGCGCTGGGGATCACCATAGTCCTCTGGTTCGCGCTGGCCTTTCTTGCTCCACTGATCATCGGCGCCCAGGTTCCCAGTGAGGCGAGATACGTCGGCTCCGCGGAATGCGCGGACTGTCATCCAGGCGAGTACGAACGGTTCATGGAACACGCCAACAAGGCCAAGTCCGACCATAGCGTCCGGTTGATGGCCCCCAAGCTGACCCCGGAGGAACTCCGGGAGTGCTTCGAGTGCCACACCACCGGGTACGGCCGGCCCGGCGGATTTCGCAGTTTTGAGGAAACTCCGGAGTTGGGTCACGTGGGCTGCGAGGGGTGTCATGGCCCAGGTTCGGTGCATGTCTTGACCGGCCACCCGGACGACATCATCGGCAGCCTGACTCTGGACGCTTGCCGTCCCTGCCATGAAGACGAACGGGTCCAGGTCATCAACTTCAAGCCGCTGATCTATAGCGGAGCCCACTGA
- the trpA gene encoding tryptophan synthase subunit alpha translates to MSTSYLTEKITKALAQGRKAVMPYLPAGYPTKEAFWKHIDDLDAAGADIIEIGVPFSDPVADGPVVEQAALCCLEQNVNLAWILEELHRRRPTIQAGIVLMGYMNPFLQYGMDKLARDAARAGVNGLIIADLPLEESNGPRKLLQEHGVDLIPLVGLNSSPERLRAHAEEATGFVYFVSVMGTTGVREALPEQLQDALTQAKQIFPIPLALGFGLHAPSQLQGVESVVDGVVMGSALIRHIDSTGSVGSFLAPWIDSQ, encoded by the coding sequence ATGTCTACAAGCTACTTGACCGAGAAGATCACCAAGGCCCTGGCCCAGGGCCGCAAGGCCGTGATGCCCTATTTGCCCGCCGGCTACCCTACCAAAGAGGCCTTCTGGAAGCATATTGATGATCTGGACGCCGCGGGCGCGGACATCATTGAAATCGGTGTTCCTTTTTCCGATCCCGTGGCTGACGGGCCGGTGGTGGAACAGGCTGCCCTGTGTTGTTTGGAACAGAACGTCAACCTGGCCTGGATACTGGAGGAACTGCACCGGCGGCGTCCAACAATCCAGGCGGGAATCGTGCTTATGGGCTATATGAACCCCTTTCTGCAGTACGGTATGGACAAGCTGGCCCGGGACGCGGCCCGGGCCGGAGTCAATGGCCTGATCATCGCCGACCTGCCTTTGGAGGAAAGCAACGGCCCGCGCAAACTGCTCCAGGAGCATGGAGTCGATCTGATTCCGTTGGTCGGTTTGAACAGCAGTCCGGAACGATTGCGGGCCCATGCCGAGGAGGCCACTGGATTCGTCTATTTTGTCTCGGTCATGGGTACCACCGGCGTCCGGGAAGCATTGCCGGAACAACTCCAGGACGCCCTGACCCAGGCCAAACAGATCTTTCCCATCCCCCTGGCTCTGGGCTTTGGTCTGCACGCGCCAAGTCAGCTTCAAGGAGTGGAATCCGTCGTGGACGGGGTCGTGATGGGCAGTGCCCTGATTCGACACATCGACTCCACCGGATCTGTCGGGAGCTTCCTTGCCCCCTGGATCGACTCCCAATAA
- the trpB gene encoding tryptophan synthase subunit beta: protein MKKGYFGDFGGRFAPELLMPPLLELEEAMARIMAGEPFQRELADLLTHFVGRPTALYHCANLSRELGFGLWLKREDLAHTGAHKINNTVGQALLAKHMGKTRLVAETGAGQHGVATATAAALLGLECIVYMGAEDVVRQAHNVQRMELLGATVRPVDSGSRTLKDAINAAMRHWIAEQGTTHYCLGSAVGPHPFPLLVRELQAVIGREALDQIQARIGVLPDQVVACVGGGSNAIGMFHAFVPHAQVALIGVEAAGDGSPGCCHSATLSTGTTGVLHGTMTKLLQTVEGQILASHSLAPGLDYPGVGPEHAHLQALGRAQYVCVTDDQALAAFMRLARTEGILPALESSHALAYALKLTGTLPQTANVVICLSGRGDKDLEIVRQELLKREG from the coding sequence AAAAAAGGATATTTCGGCGACTTCGGCGGGCGCTTTGCCCCGGAACTGCTCATGCCGCCGCTGTTGGAACTGGAGGAGGCCATGGCCCGGATCATGGCCGGTGAGCCATTTCAGCGGGAGCTGGCCGACCTGCTGACCCATTTCGTGGGGAGGCCCACGGCCTTGTATCACTGCGCCAACCTCTCCCGGGAGTTGGGCTTTGGGCTTTGGCTGAAACGGGAGGACTTGGCCCATACCGGCGCGCATAAGATCAACAACACCGTGGGCCAGGCCCTGCTGGCCAAGCACATGGGCAAGACCAGGCTGGTGGCCGAGACCGGAGCCGGGCAGCATGGGGTGGCCACGGCCACGGCCGCAGCCCTGTTGGGACTGGAATGTATCGTCTACATGGGTGCCGAGGATGTGGTCCGTCAGGCGCACAACGTCCAGCGCATGGAGCTGTTGGGCGCGACGGTCCGTCCCGTGGACTCCGGCAGCCGAACCCTGAAAGACGCCATCAACGCGGCCATGCGCCACTGGATCGCTGAACAGGGCACCACCCACTATTGCCTGGGCTCGGCCGTGGGTCCGCATCCTTTCCCGTTGCTCGTCCGTGAACTGCAGGCCGTGATCGGCCGGGAGGCCCTTGATCAAATCCAAGCACGGATCGGAGTGCTGCCGGACCAGGTCGTGGCCTGCGTGGGCGGCGGCTCCAATGCCATCGGCATGTTCCATGCCTTCGTGCCCCACGCGCAGGTGGCCTTGATCGGCGTGGAAGCTGCCGGGGACGGCTCGCCGGGCTGTTGCCATTCGGCCACGCTGTCCACCGGAACGACCGGAGTGCTGCACGGAACCATGACCAAATTGCTCCAGACCGTCGAGGGCCAGATCCTGGCCTCCCACTCCCTGGCCCCGGGCCTGGACTACCCCGGCGTTGGTCCGGAACACGCCCATCTCCAGGCCCTGGGCCGTGCCCAGTACGTTTGCGTGACCGACGACCAGGCCCTGGCCGCATTCATGCGCCTGGCCCGCACCGAGGGCATCCTCCCGGCCCTGGAAAGCTCCCACGCCCTGGCCTATGCCCTGAAACTCACAGGGACCCTGCCCCAGACCGCCAACGTGGTTATCTGCCTCTCCGGCCGCGGCGACAAGGACCTGGAGATCGTGAGGCAAGAGCTGTTGAAAAGAGAGGGCTGA